The following coding sequences are from one Arthrobacter sp. 24S4-2 window:
- a CDS encoding CapA family protein — MGELRRRYRKSPGKGRATAFAAAAVLLAVSSCGVIAEQGAGGRVTGTGRTTAASAPPSATATAVPAPTPEPTPGKGPACPAVRCTSVLVTGDMLVHAQLWDQARADAEAAGKPGLDFGPLLEGQRAYIEKSDLAICHQETPVAGPEGPFSAYPSFNVPPQIVTAAKAVGYQACTTASNHTIDRGTAGLVRTLDALDAAGLKHTGSYRTEAESQGILVLQTGAAKVAVIEAAYGLNGQYPEYDWQVDMLDAAAMIAKARKARALGADIVLGVMHAGDEYASAPNTQQRETAHALVDSGEFTMVYGHHTHSVLPIENYKGTWIAYGLGNGVTELSPWYVVNNEGMLVRAQFSQDASGKWAASDLAWVPSVIVRGPYRWCSVAADAPQGPCAGADADAATRLRTRTVVESMGAAAAGARELILADER, encoded by the coding sequence ATGGGGGAGTTGCGCAGACGCTACCGAAAATCACCTGGCAAAGGGCGTGCCACGGCGTTCGCCGCAGCAGCGGTCCTGCTCGCTGTTTCGTCGTGCGGTGTGATCGCGGAACAGGGCGCCGGCGGGCGGGTCACCGGAACGGGGCGTACGACGGCGGCCTCCGCTCCGCCGTCGGCCACTGCCACAGCGGTGCCGGCTCCCACGCCGGAACCGACACCCGGCAAGGGGCCCGCGTGCCCCGCCGTCCGGTGCACTTCGGTTCTGGTGACGGGGGACATGCTGGTGCATGCCCAGCTCTGGGACCAGGCCAGGGCGGACGCCGAAGCGGCGGGTAAGCCGGGGCTGGATTTCGGCCCGCTGCTGGAAGGCCAGCGGGCCTACATTGAGAAGAGCGACCTCGCCATCTGCCACCAAGAGACGCCGGTAGCGGGTCCCGAGGGCCCGTTCTCGGCCTACCCGTCCTTCAACGTGCCGCCGCAGATCGTCACCGCAGCGAAAGCCGTCGGGTACCAGGCCTGCACCACCGCCAGCAACCACACCATCGACCGCGGAACAGCCGGACTGGTCCGCACGCTCGACGCCCTCGACGCAGCCGGCCTGAAGCACACCGGCTCCTACCGCACTGAAGCGGAGTCGCAGGGCATCCTGGTGCTGCAGACCGGGGCCGCCAAAGTAGCCGTGATCGAGGCCGCCTACGGCCTGAACGGGCAATACCCCGAGTACGACTGGCAGGTGGACATGCTGGACGCTGCCGCGATGATTGCCAAGGCAAGGAAAGCCAGGGCACTCGGAGCGGACATCGTGCTCGGCGTAATGCACGCCGGGGACGAATATGCCAGCGCTCCCAACACCCAGCAGCGGGAAACTGCCCACGCCCTGGTGGACAGCGGCGAGTTCACCATGGTCTACGGCCACCACACCCACTCGGTGCTGCCCATCGAGAACTACAAAGGGACGTGGATTGCCTACGGGCTGGGCAACGGCGTCACGGAACTTTCCCCCTGGTACGTGGTGAACAACGAGGGCATGCTGGTCCGGGCACAGTTCAGCCAGGATGCCTCCGGAAAATGGGCGGCATCGGACCTCGCCTGGGTCCCATCCGTGATCGTCCGCGGGCCGTACCGGTGGTGTTCCGTTGCTGCCGACGCGCCGCAGGGGCCGTGCGCCGGTGCGGATGCCGATGCGGCCACGCGGTTGCGCACCAGGACCGTGGTGGAGTCAATGGGCGCGGCCGCAGCCGGCGCGCGGGAGCTGATCCTTGCCGACGAGCGCTAA
- a CDS encoding M3 family metallopeptidase, giving the protein MTNPLLTPSPLPFGLPPFADIDESHYAEAVRAGLDAHLAEIRAIVDNPEPAGFENTALAMERAGQLLQRAAASFFTLVSADASDGIRALETELSPEFSAHQDAIYMNRRLFDRFAAIDTAGLDEESGRLVQEYLKEFRQSGIQLDDDGQERLRAVNAELSRLGTDFGQRVKEAMKTSALLVDDAAELSGLPADDVASSAEAARAAGHDGKFLLTLIQPSNQPAMAALEDRDVRRRLYQASISRGSSGGSLDVRDLVKSMVGLRAEKARLLGFANYAELTVDRQTAPDFEAVQSMMNRLAPAAVRNADAEAAALAEMAGHPLEAWDWAFYSAKVRRERYSVDEQALRPYFELDRVLRDGVFFAATALYGVTFHERPDLNGYHPDVRVWEVRNKNGSGLGLFLGDYYARESKRGGAWMNSLVDQSALLGTQPVVINNLNISKPPAGEPTLLTLDELRTAFHEFGHALHGLFSNVTFPRFSGTAVPRDFVEYPSQVNEMWIMWPEVLANYARHHLTGEPLPQDVVDKLNESQLWGEGFGTTEYLGAALLDLAWHVLDGSGVPEDVLEFEAKALAAAGVAHSLIPPRYRTGYFQHIFAGDGYAAGYYSYIWSEVLDADTVEWFKENGGLSRANGDFFRAELLSRGNSREPLDSFRAFRGRDAQLEPLLKRRGLE; this is encoded by the coding sequence ATGACCAACCCCCTTCTGACTCCCAGCCCTTTGCCGTTTGGACTGCCCCCGTTTGCGGACATCGACGAGTCGCACTACGCCGAAGCGGTCCGCGCCGGCCTCGACGCGCACCTTGCCGAAATCCGGGCCATTGTGGACAACCCGGAACCGGCCGGCTTCGAAAACACCGCGCTGGCGATGGAGCGCGCCGGGCAGCTGCTGCAGCGCGCCGCGGCGTCGTTTTTCACGCTGGTGTCCGCTGACGCCTCGGATGGGATCCGGGCCCTGGAAACCGAACTGTCGCCTGAGTTCTCAGCCCATCAGGACGCCATCTACATGAACCGGCGGCTGTTCGACCGGTTCGCAGCCATCGACACGGCCGGGCTCGACGAGGAATCCGGCAGGCTGGTGCAGGAGTACCTCAAGGAATTCCGCCAGTCCGGCATCCAGCTGGATGATGACGGGCAGGAACGGCTCAGGGCGGTCAACGCCGAGCTGTCCCGGCTCGGAACGGATTTCGGCCAGCGCGTCAAGGAAGCCATGAAGACGTCCGCCCTGCTGGTGGACGACGCCGCTGAGCTGTCCGGACTGCCTGCCGACGACGTCGCCAGCTCCGCCGAGGCAGCCCGCGCCGCCGGCCACGACGGCAAGTTCCTGCTCACGCTCATTCAGCCGAGTAACCAGCCGGCCATGGCGGCACTGGAAGACAGGGACGTCCGGCGCCGCCTCTACCAGGCATCAATCAGCCGGGGCAGCAGCGGCGGAAGCCTGGACGTCCGGGACCTGGTGAAGTCCATGGTTGGGCTTCGGGCAGAGAAGGCCCGGCTCCTGGGCTTTGCCAACTACGCCGAGCTCACCGTTGACCGTCAGACGGCGCCCGATTTCGAAGCCGTGCAGAGCATGATGAACCGGCTGGCTCCGGCCGCGGTCCGGAACGCGGACGCCGAGGCGGCCGCCCTTGCCGAGATGGCCGGCCATCCCCTTGAGGCCTGGGACTGGGCCTTCTACTCCGCGAAGGTGCGGCGGGAGCGGTACAGCGTTGATGAGCAGGCCCTGCGCCCCTATTTCGAACTGGACCGGGTTCTTCGCGACGGCGTCTTCTTCGCCGCCACAGCCCTTTACGGTGTCACCTTCCACGAGCGGCCCGACCTCAACGGCTACCACCCGGACGTGCGGGTCTGGGAGGTCCGCAATAAGAACGGCTCCGGGCTGGGCCTGTTCCTGGGCGACTATTACGCCCGCGAATCCAAACGCGGCGGCGCCTGGATGAACTCGCTGGTGGACCAGTCCGCGCTCCTCGGCACGCAGCCGGTTGTGATCAACAACCTGAACATTTCCAAGCCGCCGGCGGGCGAGCCGACACTGTTGACGCTGGACGAGCTCCGGACCGCGTTCCACGAATTCGGTCACGCCCTCCACGGGCTGTTTTCCAATGTGACTTTTCCGCGGTTCTCCGGTACGGCCGTCCCGCGCGACTTCGTGGAATACCCGTCCCAGGTCAACGAAATGTGGATCATGTGGCCGGAGGTGCTGGCCAACTATGCCCGACACCACCTGACGGGCGAGCCGCTGCCGCAGGACGTCGTGGACAAGCTCAACGAATCCCAGCTCTGGGGCGAAGGCTTCGGTACCACGGAGTACCTCGGGGCCGCGCTCCTGGACCTTGCCTGGCATGTCCTGGACGGATCAGGCGTGCCGGAGGACGTGCTGGAGTTCGAGGCCAAGGCCCTGGCAGCGGCCGGCGTGGCGCACAGCCTCATCCCGCCGCGGTACCGGACCGGCTATTTCCAGCACATCTTCGCGGGCGACGGCTACGCCGCCGGCTACTACTCCTACATCTGGAGCGAGGTGCTGGACGCGGACACTGTCGAGTGGTTCAAGGAAAACGGCGGCCTCAGCCGGGCCAACGGTGACTTCTTCCGGGCCGAACTGCTCTCGCGCGGCAACAGCCGGGAGCCGCTGGATTCCTTCCGGGCCTTTCGAGGCCGTGACGCGCAGTTGGAGCCGCTGCTGAAACGCCGCGGCCTGGAATAG
- the pdxS gene encoding pyridoxal 5'-phosphate synthase lyase subunit PdxS, translating into MSTPDVSSEAGSSANSVTGSNRVKRGMAEMLKGGVIMDVVNVEQARIAEDAGAVAVMALERVPADIRAQGGVSRMSDPDMIDAIIAAVSVPVMAKARIGHFVEAQVLQSLGVDYIDESEVLTPADYVNHIDKWNFKVPFVCGATNLGEALRRINEGAAMIRSKGEAGTGDVSNATGHMRQIRSEIAKLAALPEDELYVAAKELQAPYELVKEVAAAGKLPVVLFTAGGIATPADAAMMMQLGADGVFVGSGIFKSGNPAQRAAAVVKATTFFDDPDVIAKASRGLGEAMVGINVDEIPQPHRLAERGW; encoded by the coding sequence GTGTCTACACCTGATGTAAGCAGCGAAGCCGGCTCGTCCGCCAACAGCGTCACGGGCAGCAACCGCGTCAAGCGCGGCATGGCAGAGATGCTCAAGGGCGGCGTCATCATGGACGTCGTCAACGTCGAACAGGCCCGCATCGCCGAAGACGCCGGTGCCGTGGCCGTGATGGCGCTGGAACGCGTTCCGGCCGATATCCGGGCCCAGGGCGGCGTGTCGCGCATGTCCGATCCGGACATGATCGATGCGATCATCGCTGCCGTGTCCGTGCCGGTCATGGCCAAGGCCCGGATCGGCCACTTCGTCGAAGCCCAGGTCCTGCAGTCCCTCGGCGTGGACTACATTGACGAGTCCGAGGTCCTGACCCCGGCCGACTACGTCAACCACATCGACAAGTGGAACTTCAAGGTTCCCTTCGTCTGTGGCGCCACCAACCTTGGTGAGGCGCTGCGCCGCATCAACGAGGGCGCGGCCATGATCCGGTCCAAGGGCGAGGCCGGGACCGGGGACGTCTCCAACGCCACCGGCCACATGCGCCAGATCCGTTCCGAGATTGCCAAGCTTGCCGCCCTCCCTGAGGACGAGCTGTACGTCGCGGCCAAGGAACTGCAGGCCCCGTACGAACTGGTCAAGGAAGTTGCTGCCGCCGGCAAGCTCCCCGTGGTCCTTTTCACTGCGGGCGGCATCGCCACCCCGGCCGACGCTGCGATGATGATGCAGCTTGGCGCTGACGGCGTGTTCGTCGGCTCGGGCATCTTCAAGTCCGGCAACCCGGCCCAGCGTGCCGCCGCGGTCGTGAAGGCCACCACCTTCTTCGATGACCCCGACGTGATCGCCAAGGCCTCCCGCGGCCTGGGCGAAGCCATGGTGGGCATCAACGTCGACGAAATCCCGCAGCCGCACCGCCTCGCCGAGCGCGGCTGGTAA
- the pgsA gene encoding phosphatidylinositol phosphate synthase produces MLNRHARGFFTALFSPLARWLLKIGVSPDAITIVGTAGVVVGALVFYPLGQLWWGTLFITAFIFSDVLDGIMARMQERGGRWGNFLDSTLDRVADGALFAGLAVWYFTGGADRSIAVAAVVCLVLGMVVSYARAKAEALGFHANVGIAERAERLVSVLVVTGFTGIGLPSVVLLVTLILLAAASLITVVQRIATVHRQSLEETGLAG; encoded by the coding sequence GTGCTTAACCGGCACGCCCGGGGGTTTTTCACCGCGCTGTTCTCGCCTCTTGCGCGCTGGCTTCTGAAAATCGGTGTCTCACCGGACGCCATCACAATCGTGGGCACGGCCGGCGTCGTGGTGGGCGCGCTCGTCTTCTACCCGCTGGGCCAGCTGTGGTGGGGCACCCTCTTCATTACCGCCTTCATCTTTTCTGACGTCCTGGACGGCATCATGGCGCGAATGCAGGAGCGCGGCGGCCGCTGGGGCAACTTCCTGGATTCAACGCTGGACAGGGTAGCCGACGGCGCCTTGTTTGCCGGCCTCGCCGTCTGGTACTTCACCGGAGGTGCGGACCGGTCGATCGCCGTCGCCGCCGTCGTATGCCTGGTGCTCGGCATGGTGGTTTCCTATGCGCGGGCCAAGGCCGAGGCACTTGGCTTCCACGCCAACGTGGGCATCGCCGAGCGCGCGGAACGCCTGGTGTCCGTGCTGGTGGTCACGGGATTCACCGGGATCGGCCTGCCCAGCGTGGTGCTGCTGGTGACACTCATCCTGCTTGCGGCCGCCAGCCTTATCACGGTGGTTCAGCGGATTGCCACCGTGCACCGGCAGTCGCTCGAAGAGACGGGACTGGCGGGGTAA
- a CDS encoding HIT domain-containing protein: MQETTGASGDYPGDGDVTDDFGLAGVPDAFQRLWTPHRMAYIKGGQHQFKNQDDCPFCVAPARSDEDSLIVHRGSTAYVVLNLFPYNPGHLLICPYRHVPDYTDLTVEETADFAALTQTAMRVLRKVSNPGGFNLGMNQGVVGGAGIAGHLHQHVVPRWGGDGNFFPIIAQTKAITQTLGEVRQQVAEAWPEDERA; this comes from the coding sequence GTGCAGGAGACCACAGGCGCCAGCGGAGACTATCCGGGCGACGGCGACGTGACCGATGATTTCGGTCTGGCCGGCGTTCCGGACGCTTTCCAGCGCCTGTGGACCCCGCACCGCATGGCCTACATCAAGGGCGGCCAGCACCAGTTCAAGAACCAGGACGACTGCCCTTTCTGCGTGGCGCCCGCGCGCAGCGACGAGGACTCCCTGATTGTGCACCGCGGGAGCACCGCGTATGTGGTGCTGAACCTGTTTCCCTACAATCCGGGCCATCTGCTGATCTGCCCCTACCGTCACGTGCCGGACTACACGGACCTGACCGTGGAGGAAACGGCTGATTTCGCCGCTCTGACGCAGACAGCCATGCGCGTCCTGCGCAAGGTGTCCAATCCCGGAGGCTTCAACCTCGGGATGAACCAGGGCGTGGTGGGCGGGGCAGGGATTGCCGGCCATCTGCACCAGCACGTTGTCCCGCGCTGGGGCGGGGACGGGAATTTCTTCCCCATCATCGCCCAGACGAAAGCCATCACGCAGACGCTGGGCGAGGTCCGCCAGCAGGTCGCCGAGGCCTGGCCCGAGGACGAACGTGCTTAA
- the thrS gene encoding threonine--tRNA ligase, with protein MSDAQKITLIVDGEETKVTTGTTGAELFFERRDVVVARVNGELKDLDQPLPEGADIEGVTIDSPDGLNVLRHSTAHVMAQAVQQLRPDAKLGIGPYITDGFYFDFDVEEPFTPEDLKTLEKMMLKIINQNQKFVRRVVSEDEAREAMKNEPYKIELLGKKNNAADAGEGVNVEVGAGDITIYDNVDRKSGDSVWCDLCRGPHLPNTKLISNAFALTRSSAAYWLGNQNNQQLQRIYGTAWPTKDALKAYQERIAEAERRDHRKLGAELDLFSFPDELGSGLPVFHPKGGIIRKAMEDYSRQRHVDAGYEFVYTPHITKGHLYELSGHLDWYKEGMFPAMHIDAELNEDGTVRKPGQDYYLKPMNCPMHNLIFRSRGRSYRELPLRLFEFGSVYRYEKSGVVHGLTRVRGMTQDDAHIYCTREQMKDELTTTLNFVLGLLKDYGLDDFYLELSTKNEDKFVGDDATWEEATRTLAEVAEASGLALIPDPGGAAFYGPKISVQAKDALGRTWQMSTIQLDFNLPERFELEFQAADGTRQRPVMIHRALFGSVERFMGVLTEHYAGAFPAWLAPVQVVGIPVAEAFNDYMYDVVGQLKAAGIRAEVDISSDRFPKKIRTASKDKIPFVLIAGGEDAEAGAVSFRFRDGSQDNGVPVAEAVQRIVEAVRNRTS; from the coding sequence GTGTCAGATGCCCAGAAGATCACCCTCATCGTCGACGGCGAAGAGACCAAGGTGACTACCGGGACAACCGGCGCGGAACTCTTTTTTGAGCGCCGCGACGTCGTTGTGGCCCGTGTAAACGGCGAACTGAAAGACCTCGACCAGCCGCTCCCCGAGGGCGCGGACATCGAAGGCGTCACCATCGATTCCCCGGACGGCCTCAACGTCCTGCGCCACTCCACTGCCCACGTCATGGCCCAGGCCGTGCAGCAGCTGCGCCCCGACGCCAAGCTCGGCATCGGCCCCTACATCACCGACGGCTTCTACTTCGACTTCGACGTCGAGGAGCCGTTTACCCCCGAAGACCTGAAGACCCTGGAAAAGATGATGCTCAAGATCATCAACCAGAACCAGAAGTTCGTCCGCCGCGTGGTGTCCGAGGATGAGGCCCGCGAAGCCATGAAGAACGAGCCCTACAAGATCGAACTGCTGGGCAAGAAGAACAACGCCGCCGACGCCGGAGAAGGCGTCAATGTCGAGGTCGGCGCCGGGGACATCACCATTTACGACAACGTTGACCGGAAGAGCGGGGACAGCGTCTGGTGCGACCTGTGCCGCGGCCCGCACCTGCCCAACACCAAGCTGATCTCCAACGCCTTCGCCCTGACCAGGTCCTCGGCCGCCTACTGGCTGGGCAACCAGAACAACCAGCAGCTGCAGCGCATCTACGGCACAGCCTGGCCCACCAAGGATGCCCTCAAGGCCTACCAGGAGCGCATTGCCGAGGCCGAACGCCGCGACCACCGCAAGCTGGGCGCCGAGCTGGACCTGTTCTCCTTCCCGGACGAGCTGGGCTCCGGCCTGCCGGTGTTCCACCCCAAGGGCGGCATCATCCGCAAGGCCATGGAGGACTACTCCCGCCAGCGCCACGTGGACGCCGGCTATGAGTTCGTCTACACCCCGCACATCACCAAGGGGCACCTCTACGAGCTCTCGGGCCACCTGGACTGGTACAAGGAGGGCATGTTCCCGGCGATGCACATCGACGCGGAACTGAACGAGGACGGCACCGTGCGCAAGCCCGGCCAGGACTATTACCTGAAGCCGATGAACTGCCCCATGCACAACCTGATCTTCCGCTCGCGTGGCCGCTCCTACCGCGAACTGCCCCTGCGGCTCTTTGAATTCGGTTCGGTCTACCGGTACGAAAAGTCCGGCGTGGTGCACGGCCTGACCCGCGTCCGCGGCATGACACAGGACGACGCACACATCTACTGCACCCGCGAGCAAATGAAGGACGAGCTCACCACCACGCTGAACTTCGTGCTGGGCCTGCTGAAGGACTATGGCCTGGACGATTTCTACCTGGAACTCTCCACCAAGAACGAAGACAAGTTCGTGGGCGACGACGCCACCTGGGAAGAAGCCACCCGCACCCTCGCCGAGGTGGCCGAAGCCTCCGGGCTGGCGCTCATCCCGGATCCGGGCGGAGCCGCGTTCTACGGCCCCAAGATCTCCGTCCAGGCAAAGGACGCACTCGGCCGCACCTGGCAGATGTCCACGATCCAGCTGGACTTCAACCTGCCCGAGCGCTTCGAACTAGAGTTCCAGGCCGCCGACGGCACCCGCCAGCGTCCGGTGATGATCCACCGCGCCCTGTTCGGTTCCGTGGAACGGTTCATGGGTGTACTGACCGAGCACTACGCCGGCGCCTTCCCGGCGTGGCTGGCACCCGTGCAGGTGGTGGGCATCCCGGTGGCCGAAGCGTTCAACGACTACATGTACGACGTCGTCGGCCAGCTCAAAGCCGCCGGCATCCGGGCCGAAGTGGACATCAGTTCTGACCGCTTCCCGAAGAAGATCCGCACCGCCAGCAAGGACAAGATCCCGTTCGTCCTGATCGCCGGCGGCGAGGACGCCGAGGCCGGAGCGGTGTCGTTCCGTTTCCGCGACGGCAGCCAGGACAACGGCGTGCCGGTGGCCGAGGCCGTCCAGAGGATTGTCGAAGCCGTCCGCAACCGGACCAGCTAG
- a CDS encoding DNA polymerase III subunit alpha has translation MSFTHLHVSTAFSAHYGVSWPDELAQAAAADGATALACTDRDGLYGTVKHLKACMAAGLDPVVGVDLAVFDDDGDLRTQLAGRVVVLAHGHNSGAGYRALCRLISDAHARTTGKAGGVVPVAVTRAELASRTLHPETLEPVLTVLIGPDSDVGRAMGGRRYLRPRTLFKQWLDALPTGTVAAEVVSHLSAPGEPLSTAHAVRMLKLAAEHGVPAVLTNAVRYCAEDGAATADVLDSARTLKSLPELTAEPLLQPNGRGWLKSSAQMLELGREIIHAAGYGATDLKRLLGQTEALADRCRIDPVADMGWKQPVVPETAVIGIDGDPLVELTQRCEAGIGRRFPGISGQAEAQMRARLDHELRIIANLGFASYFLTVAEVSRMILDMGVRAAARGSGASSLVNYLIDVSQVNPLQHDLIFERFLSRDRSTLPDIDIDVESAERHNVYRRIFDRFGAERVTLMSMQNGYRARGAVRDAGLALGMDDGDIGEIAKQLWRFSARKFREALVEKPELKEFAGRVEQRDFTGNQQLDLLVDLTERLDRLPRHISMHPCGVILGDATLLDRTPVQPSGLGLPMSQFDKHDMDPMGMLKLDVLGVRMQSAMAFAVREVIRLHPSKAEVVAAGAHPVGPDGTGPDYIAPDGHIDLNAVPLDDEPTYELIRSTHTLGCFQIESPGQRELIGKMAPREFNDLIIDISLFRPGPMKSDMVRPFLEHRHGFAPEVYPHPDLKPVLEETHGVTVFHEQILKTFDVMTKCGLARADEFRRALGNELQEPKVEEFFRKEARARGYTPEVVDKVWGTLKAFGSFGFCKAHGAAFAVPTYQSAWLKTHHPEAFLAGLWEHDPGMYPKRLLVAEARRLGIPILPLDINRSQAEYRVERVGSGPDLGKLGIRLSLNGIYGLSGAELKRIVAGQPYDSLADLRARSRVSKPSIKRLAQLGAFDAMHRESGGAANRADLVQHLQTLQGRPSRKGIDVIEGQLSLPLGDVELRNLKAELPAPTMVENVRAELDLMAVDVSEHLMSSHRPLLDRLGVTTADKLLGLRNGSEVLVAGVRIATQTPPMRGGRRVVFISIDDGTGCVDSVFFHEAQELAGPLLFGTRLLLIRGNTRRTGPRGISISATMAWDLSRPETLPFPEKQAPDQVEQDLRMQGPLDGISRSLAITGLGG, from the coding sequence ATGAGCTTCACCCACCTTCATGTCTCCACTGCCTTCAGCGCCCACTATGGTGTGTCCTGGCCGGACGAGCTCGCCCAGGCCGCGGCAGCAGACGGCGCCACGGCGCTCGCCTGCACGGACCGCGACGGCCTATACGGCACGGTCAAGCACCTGAAGGCCTGCATGGCGGCGGGACTTGATCCCGTCGTCGGGGTGGACCTTGCGGTCTTCGACGACGACGGCGACCTCCGCACCCAGCTCGCGGGCCGCGTCGTCGTGCTCGCCCACGGACACAACAGCGGTGCCGGGTACCGCGCCCTTTGCCGGCTGATTTCAGATGCCCATGCCCGCACCACCGGCAAGGCCGGGGGAGTAGTGCCGGTTGCCGTGACCCGGGCCGAGCTGGCGTCCCGTACGTTGCATCCGGAAACCCTGGAACCTGTGCTGACCGTACTGATCGGGCCGGATTCGGATGTCGGCAGGGCAATGGGCGGCCGCCGGTACCTTCGTCCCCGGACGCTGTTCAAACAATGGCTGGACGCCTTGCCCACAGGAACCGTTGCCGCAGAGGTTGTCTCACACCTCAGCGCGCCCGGCGAGCCGTTGAGCACCGCCCATGCCGTTCGTATGCTCAAGCTGGCGGCCGAGCACGGAGTCCCCGCCGTGCTGACCAACGCCGTGCGCTATTGCGCGGAGGACGGCGCCGCCACGGCAGACGTGCTGGATTCAGCCCGCACCCTGAAATCCCTGCCCGAACTGACCGCCGAGCCGTTGCTTCAGCCCAACGGCCGGGGCTGGCTGAAATCGTCCGCCCAAATGCTCGAGCTCGGCAGGGAGATCATCCATGCCGCCGGTTATGGCGCCACTGACCTCAAGAGGCTGCTGGGCCAAACCGAGGCGCTCGCGGACCGGTGCCGGATTGATCCCGTCGCGGACATGGGCTGGAAGCAGCCCGTTGTCCCGGAGACAGCAGTGATCGGCATCGACGGCGACCCCCTCGTTGAGCTGACCCAGCGCTGCGAGGCCGGAATCGGACGGCGGTTCCCCGGGATTTCGGGTCAGGCTGAAGCGCAAATGCGGGCTCGGCTGGACCACGAACTGCGGATCATCGCCAACCTTGGCTTCGCCTCCTACTTCCTCACCGTCGCAGAGGTTTCCAGAATGATCCTGGACATGGGGGTCAGGGCGGCGGCGCGGGGCTCCGGCGCCTCCAGCCTGGTCAACTACCTCATTGATGTCAGCCAGGTGAACCCGCTCCAACACGATCTGATTTTCGAGCGGTTCCTCTCCCGCGACAGGTCCACCCTGCCGGACATCGACATCGACGTCGAAAGCGCCGAGCGGCACAACGTCTACCGGCGCATCTTTGACCGCTTCGGGGCCGAGCGGGTCACCCTGATGAGCATGCAGAACGGCTACCGCGCCCGCGGTGCCGTCCGGGACGCCGGGCTGGCGCTCGGCATGGACGACGGCGACATCGGCGAGATCGCCAAACAGCTGTGGCGCTTTTCCGCCAGGAAGTTCCGCGAAGCACTCGTGGAGAAGCCCGAGCTGAAGGAATTCGCCGGCAGGGTGGAACAGCGCGACTTCACAGGGAACCAGCAGCTGGACCTGCTTGTTGACCTGACCGAGAGGCTCGACCGCCTGCCGAGGCACATCTCCATGCACCCCTGCGGGGTGATCCTGGGCGACGCCACCCTGCTGGACCGCACACCGGTCCAGCCCAGCGGACTGGGCCTGCCCATGAGCCAGTTTGATAAGCACGACATGGATCCGATGGGGATGCTCAAGCTGGATGTCCTGGGTGTCCGGATGCAAAGCGCCATGGCCTTTGCCGTCCGTGAGGTCATCCGACTGCACCCCTCTAAGGCCGAGGTGGTGGCTGCCGGCGCCCATCCGGTGGGGCCGGACGGCACAGGACCGGACTACATTGCCCCGGACGGGCACATCGACCTCAACGCCGTGCCGCTGGACGACGAACCAACCTATGAGCTGATCCGCAGCACCCACACCCTGGGGTGTTTCCAGATCGAATCACCGGGGCAGCGGGAACTGATCGGCAAAATGGCGCCGAGGGAATTCAACGACCTCATCATCGACATTTCGCTGTTCCGGCCCGGGCCGATGAAGTCGGACATGGTCCGGCCTTTCCTCGAGCACCGGCATGGCTTTGCGCCTGAGGTTTACCCGCACCCGGACCTCAAGCCCGTCCTGGAGGAAACCCATGGCGTGACGGTCTTCCACGAACAGATCCTGAAGACCTTCGATGTCATGACCAAGTGCGGACTGGCCCGGGCGGATGAATTCCGGCGCGCCCTGGGGAATGAACTGCAGGAACCCAAAGTGGAGGAATTCTTCCGCAAGGAGGCCCGGGCACGTGGTTACACCCCCGAAGTGGTGGACAAGGTCTGGGGAACGCTGAAGGCTTTTGGCAGCTTCGGGTTCTGCAAGGCCCACGGAGCGGCGTTTGCCGTGCCCACCTATCAGTCGGCCTGGCTGAAGACCCACCACCCAGAAGCCTTCCTGGCCGGGTTGTGGGAACACGATCCGGGCATGTACCCGAAACGGCTCCTCGTGGCGGAAGCCCGCAGGCTGGGGATCCCCATCCTGCCCCTGGACATCAACAGGAGCCAGGCGGAGTACCGCGTTGAGCGGGTGGGGTCCGGGCCTGACTTAGGGAAGCTGGGCATCCGGCTCAGCCTGAACGGCATCTACGGGCTCTCCGGCGCTGAACTCAAAAGGATTGTGGCAGGGCAGCCTTATGACTCCCTGGCCGATCTTCGTGCCCGGTCCCGGGTGAGCAAACCCAGCATCAAGCGGCTTGCCCAGCTGGGAGCCTTCGACGCCATGCACCGTGAATCCGGGGGAGCCGCCAACCGGGCCGACCTCGTCCAGCATCTGCAGACCCTCCAGGGCCGTCCGTCCCGGAAAGGGATTGACGTCATCGAGGGCCAGCTGTCCCTGCCGCTGGGTGATGTTGAACTCCGGAACCTGAAGGCGGAGCTCCCTGCCCCCACCATGGTGGAAAATGTGCGGGCTGAACTCGACCTGATGGCCGTGGATGTCAGTGAGCACCTGATGTCCAGCCACCGGCCCCTGCTGGACCGGCTGGGCGTCACCACGGCGGACAAGCTGCTAGGGCTCAGGAACGGCAGCGAAGTGCTGGTGGCCGGTGTCCGGATCGCCACCCAGACCCCGCCCATGCGCGGTGGCCGCCGGGTGGTGTTCATCAGCATCGACGACGGCACCGGCTGCGTGGACTCGGTGTTCTTCCATGAAGCCCAGGAGCTGGCCGGCCCGCTGCTGTTCGGCACCCGGCTGCTCCTCATCCGGGGCAACACCCGCCGGACCGGACCCCGCGGAATCAGCATCAGCGCCACCATGGCGTGGGACCTCAGCCGCCCGGAGACGCTGCCGTTCCCGGAAAAGCAAGCTCCGGACCAGGTGGAGCAGGACCTGCGGATGCAGGGCCCGCTGGATGGAATCAGCCGCAGCCTGGCCATCACCGGTCTCGGCGGTTGA